A segment of the Chitinivibrio alkaliphilus ACht1 genome:
TGTGGTCATGATGATTTTTGCTCCTTTGCCTGCAGGGACATCAAATGTTTGTTCCATATCTCTTATGTGTATCAGCGCTTGCTGGCCGTCTAAATCAGGCATCATGATGTCAAGGCATATGAGGTCATAGGGCTGAGACGTTTTAAGAGCTTTTTCAACTGCCTTTATCGCCCCTTTTCCGGTTGCTGCAAAGTCACATTGACCATATTCTCCCAAATATTCAAGCAAAAACATGGCACTTATCATTTCATCCTCAACAACAAGTATCTTCATACTATCCCCTTTTCTGTATCTCTTACAGCCACCCTTAGTTCTCCAAAAGATCTTTCACAATCTCCCACTCTTTTTGCAATTCTTTGTTCATTTCTTGCAGTTTCGCCATATTGTCTTCCGCAGAAGCCAATTCTTCCATAGATTGTGCGATCTCTGAAAAGCGTGTACACGTTAGGTTTGCTGCTGCTCCCTTAAGCAGATGAGCATACCTTCGAATATCATCAATCTTTTCTGCATCAATCGCTTCATTGAGTAGCTCTATTTTCTGTGGAAAATCACGTAGGGCAATCTCTATGGTCTGCATCAAAAGCTTTTCCTTCCCAAGGGTTCTTTCCAAAAACTTTTCTCTGGAAAAATGGACGGAGTCCTCGTCCCCGGCTTCCGGTGTATCGCTTTTTTGATCCGCTGCCGGTGTGTCCTTTGTGTCAGGCCAGTATTTTGTGAGCATGGTTCGTAGTTTTTCTTTTTCGATGGGCTTAGTTAAAAAATCGTCCATGCCCGCCGAAATAGATTTCTCCCGTTCCTCCTTTAAGGCTCCTGCCGTAAGGGCAATGATGGGAATATGACCACCCAGCTCTTTTTCCAGGGCACGAATCTCCCGTGTTGCATCGTTCCCATCCATTTCCGGCATTTGTATGTCCATTAAAATTATGTCCGGTGTTATTTCACGGGCAAGCTGCACCGCCTCAATACCATTGACCGCTTCATGGACAGAGGCCTTTGGAAATAATCGGTCAATATGAGCTTTTATTAAAGTCATGTTCAATTCAACATCTTCAGCTATGAGTATCGTGGCACTTCCGGAACCCTCTGCCGTACCCAGAGGAGCATCCAATATCTTCGGTTGATTTGGAGTGGCCTGCGGATCGTGCAACTTGCAGAGATAGGAATAGAGGTCGGTGCTTTTGACTGGCTTGATAAGCCGAAAACGAACCCCCAGCTCATCATATTGCTCGTAGAGTTTTTCATCATCTGCTGAGGAGTGAAGGAGGATAATCGGTTGTTTTTCCGTGGAGAGGTGTAGTTTTTCCCGAATCATACGAATGGTTTCAAGACCATCAATATAGGGCATATGGTAATCACAGATAATCACATCAAAGGGCTTTGATGTTTCAAGCAATTTCAGAGCCGTAAGACCGTTGTCACAGGCTTCACTGGTGATATCCCAGTTTTTCAGCATCCCCTCAAGAATGAGACGATTATTCGCATTATCGTCGATAATCAGGCAGCGCTCTATATTTTCAATTGAATCTGTTTCATCCATTTCTCCATGCTCCGTTTCCGCAACAAATTCAAAGTAAAATGTGGTTCCTTCGCCCTGTGTACTGTCCACCAGAATCTTTCCTCCCAGCTTTTTGGCAATAAGATCGGAGATAATGAGGCCCAAACCGGTCCCCCCAAATTTACGTGTGGTGGAACTGTCTGCCTGAGAAAATGCCTTAAATAGCTTCTCTTTCTGTTCTTCCGTAATACCCACACCGGTATCCCGTACAAAGAAGGAGAGTTTTCCCCTGCCATCCTCGATATCCTCATACTGCACTTTGAGCTCCACTTCACCTTCGGTGGTAAATTTCACCGCATTGCCCAAGAGGTTTGCAAGAATCTGCTTAAGGCGTATGGGGTCAGTTACGGCAAAACGGGGCATAGCTTGATCGATATGCAGGAGCAGTTCCAGGTTCTTTTCCCCCGCCTGGTATTTGACAATATCAATACTGTTTTCCAAGAGCTCAATCATATCGGTTTGTATCATTTCCAGGTGGAGCATGCCCGCTTCAATCTTGGAAAAGTCTAAAATATCATTGATGATACCCAAAAGTGTATGCCCCGATACATTGGCATTATCTACATACTGCTGTTGCAGGGGAGAAAGGGGAGTGCTTTTGAGCAGATCGGTAAAACCGATAACTCCGTTTAAGGGTGTGCGGATTTCGTGACTCATATTGGCAAGAAACTCTGATTTTGCGGCGCTGGCCATTTCTGCCTCTGCGGCCATAGAGTTAGCCTGTGCCGTTGCTATTTCAAGCTCATTGTTTATTTCGCGCATTTCTTCTTCCGCCTCTTTGCGTTCGGTGATATCCTGGTGGGTCCCAAGCATGAGAAGCGGTTTTCCATCTTTCGTCCAGGTCACAACTTTTCCACGATCCAGTACCCATACCCATTCACCGTTTTTATGCTTCATGCGCGATTCGTAATCGTAGTATGACCGCTCTCCTCTAAAATGTTCTTCAAGCTGTTTTTCACTTCCCTTAAGATCATCCGGGTGGGCCAAATTCATCCATGTTTCTATGGAAACCGGACTGATTTCATCAAGGGTATATCCGACGATTTCTGCCCAGCGCTCGTTGAAGACTGTTTCTCCGGTCTGAACATTCCACTCCCAGGTACCCACATGGGTTCCCTCAATGATACCGGCAAGTCGCAACCGCTCAGATTCAAGGGCCTGTTCAGACTCTTTTTGATGGGTTTGGTCGTACATATATCCACGAATTGCCGTCAGTTCTCCCGTGTCATTCCGAACCAGTTTTGTAAAATCATAGAACCAGCGATATTCGCCATCCCTGCATTTGAGGCGATAGGACTGTTCGTAGGTGTCTATATGGTTGGAGATATTATGACTCACCTCTTCACCTATCCGCTCAATATCGTCGGGATGTATGAGTTCTGCATATTTAAATTCATCGGACTGCATGTATTGAGGAGTGTAGCCGAGAACCTCCTCAACATTGCGCGACACATTGCGTATCGGCCAGTTGTCGACGGGATCCCACTCTATGGTGAATACCGGGCCTGCGGTGAAAAGATCCCGTTCGTAGAGAAGGGCTGCCTCCGCCTCTTTGCGTTCGGTGATATCATACCCGACAGACTGAAGTTCAGTTACCCGATTGTTTTCACTGGAAATAACATAGTCAGTCCACTCCTGCCACGTGATACTGCCATTCGGCATAATTGCCATGTGCTCGTAGGTAATAGGTTCATTGGTTTCTTTCAAGGTCTTTATATGCTGTAATATCCCCTCCTGCTCTTCCTCCGGAACAAGATTGAGAAAGGGAGTCCCAAGCAGTTCTTCTTTGTTTGTTCCAAAGGCTGTGCAGTAGGCTTTATTTACGAAGGTAATGGTGGTATCAGGGGTAAAACGGCAGATCATCTCTTTTTGTGTGTTTAAAACTGATTCGTACTCCATTTTAAGTTTTTTCAAGTCTTCTTCTGCCTGCTTGCGTTCGGTGATGTCCCGTCCAACTCCCTGTATTTCAACAACGGTATCGTTTTCGTCGAGAATTGCCGTATCTTCCCAGGAGAGCCAGCGCCACCCCTTTTCGGTGAAGGCGCGTTGTTCAAGGGTTACCCGATAAGGAGGTGTGAAGAGCTTATCCATTTCCCTCATGGTATTCTCTCTGTCGTCTTCGTGAACAAGGGGAGTAAAGGAGTTACCTAAAAGTTCTTCCTGGTTTTTTCCAAAGGTCTTGCAGTATGCATTGTTTACATAGGTGAGTCGATTATCCGTATCAACTCGTACAATAAGATCCGTTTGAGATTCAATGAGCCCTTTGTACCGTTTTTCACTCAACGCCAATTGTTCACGATTCTCTTTCTCTTCAGTAATATCCCAGTTGGTACCGATGACGTTCACAGGATTTCCGTGGGAATCAAAGAGTACTTCTGCCAGCCCTCGAATATGATGTATAGAACCATCTGGCCACACTATGCGAAACTCAGTGTCAAATTTATTTTCCCCTCGCAGAGCTGCCTGGACCTCATCATTGACCCGTGCCAGATCATCCTGGTGGGTGTATGCCTCCCATGCCTCATAGGCATTGGTAAACTGCTCTCTGCTAATACCATAGAGCTTGTACATCTGATCGTCCCAGGAGAGGCTGTTTTTCACCGGATCAAATTCCCATACCCCAACACCACCTGCTTGTGTTGCCAGGGTTAACCGGGTTGTCGCAGAGTGTAATTTCTCGCGTGCTTCTTTCTTGAGCAGAGTTTCTCCCAGAAGTTGAGCCAATAGTCTCAGGTTACGAATTTCGCTTCTATCCCATGTACGCCATTCTGTGACTGCATCAAAGCCGATAAATCCCCATATTCGGTTGTCAGTGACGATAGGCACGCACAGGAGGGACTGTATATTCTGGCGAGTGAATTCCTCTTTCTCGGCAGCTGCCCCTGCGGGAAGCTGAGATACAAGGGGTATATGCACAGTATGGCCGGATTGTATTTGCGACATGAACCAGGGAAATAAATCAACCCGCTGGTTCTGTATTTGATCCATCTGAGACGGTATACCATGGGCACACCACTCGTGGGTGTTTGTCATGGTCTCGTAATTTGGGGAGAATATAAAAAGATAGCTGCGATCGATATGAAAGGTGGTACCAATTTTTTTGAGAAGGGTGTGTATATCTGTATCATAGGTCTCTTCTGTGGTTTTTACAAATTGTGCTGCTATCTCGGAAACAATTGTCTGAAATGACAAGTTGTATTCCAGGGCTTCCTCCGCGTGCTTGCGCTGGGTGATGTCAATATTGGTTCCTGTCCAGCGAATAGGTTGGCCGGCAGAGTCTTTTTCAATCTCTCCACGGGTTAATATCCACCGCCAACTACCATCTTTTGCCTGAAGGCGATGTTCTACCTCATAGGATTTGCTTTTTCCATCCAGATAGTCATTGATATGTTTCTCTATTCGATCAACATCGTCAGGATGCCAGAGGTTTTGCCAACCAGAAAATTTATTGGGGATTTCGTGGTCTTCATAACCGAGCATTTTCTTCCACTGTTCGGAGAAAAACACAGTATTGTTGATCATATCCCAGTCCCAAAGACCGACACCAGTACCTGAAATCGCAAGATTATATCGTTCTTCACTGATTTTGAGTTCTTCCTCCGCTTGCTTGCGGTCGGTAACATCAAGAATAAACCCGTCCAGATACTGAACGTGCCCATCCTCATCCTTTATGGCGATTCCCTTTTCATAGACCCAGCGAAGAGATCCGTCCTTATGGCGAACCCGATATTCTATTTCCCAGGGTGCATTTGCGTGTATTCCAGCTTCAACTGATTGAGCAACAAACTGCTGGTCATCAGGATGAGTAAGCTCACCATAGGACGTTTTGGCATTGCCAAGGAGTTCTTCTGCGGTATATCCGGTAATACTGTCAATCTGAGTTGTTAGAAACAACATTGTCCAGTCTTTATCGGCCTTACAGCGGAAGGTGATACCGGGAACATTGTTTACCAGAGACTGGTATTGTTCCTGGCTCTGCCGGAGTTTTTCTTCAGTATCCTTCAGTTGTGATATATCAACTGAGACACCAAGGGTTCCTTTCAAGTTGCCATGGGAGTCTAATAATGGCTCTACGGTGAAGAGGGCGGGGAATACCTCCCCATTTTTTCTGATTAGCTTCGGCTCTATGGTGAATCCTTCGTGAGTTTTTTCAAGCTTTTCAACATATTCTGATAATAGTGCCGCTTCTGCGGGCTCATGTAATGTCGCTACCGGAGCGCCAATCATTTCCTCTTGGGAGTATCCAAAAATTTCTTCTGCACCGGGACTGAATTCTTCAACAACGGCATGAAGATCTGTTACAACGAGTGCAACGGATCGGGCCGACTCAATTACAGAACGAAGCTTTTGCTCGTTTTCCTGGAGGGTTTTCTCCATTTCTTTTTGCTCTGTAATATCAAGGGATAAAATAAAAACCCCCTGCGGCACAGGCTTCATACGTAATTGAAACCATCTTTGAGAACCATCTTCATATGCGAATAGATTTTCTAATATTTCAGAGGATTTATCTTCCATGCATGTTTGTATCTTTGCAAACATGTCTGTTATTTCAATGCCGGGATACACATCCGCCATTTTCTTTCCTACAAGCTCTTCTTTTGTCTTTCTACCTTGCTTTTCAGCGGTATTGTTGATAAATAAATACTCATAGTTTTTACCTATTATTTGACATCCTTCGGTCATCGTTTCAAATAACGTACGATATCGTTCTTCTGATTCGCGTAGTTGTATTTCAGCATTTTTACGCTCGGTGATGTCGCGGTAATACCAGATTCTTCCATAATACTCATCATGAGTGCCAAAGGTAGGAGAGGAATACCGTTCGAGTATTTTTCCGTCCTTGAGATATATCTCGTCATAACTTTTTTCATGCTTGTTTTCAGATAGGTCATGAATCCGCTGGGCAAATCCATCCGGGTCAGTTAGTTTGGGAAGGACATGCTCTAATGCCTCTTCTCCGGACTGTTCGGACATAACACTATCAGGGATGCCCCAGATATCGGCAAAACGCTGATTGAAAAACCTGATCGTGTCTTTCTCATCTACAAAGAGAATGCCGTCCAGGGAAACCTCCATCTGAGTTTTCATGAGAGCATTCTGAAACGCGAGCTCTCTCTCGTGCTGTTTTTCTTCGGTCACATCCACCTGCACACCAAAATGACCGGTGATCCGCCCCTTCTCATCATAGAGACAGATGTAATCCCCTTTGATTATAATAGGCGTTCCATCCATTTTTTGCTCATAGGTTTCTACATGCCATTTGCCCTTGTCAAATAAACCAGTCCAGATCTCTCTTGCGTGTTCAAGGTCATGCTTGAATAACTCCCGAACAGTAATGCCCACAAACTCCTTTTCTC
Coding sequences within it:
- a CDS encoding response regulator, with the protein product MKILVVEDEMISAMFLLEYLGEYGQCDFAATGKGAIKAVEKALKTSQPYDLICLDIMMPDLDGQQALIHIRDMEQTFDVPAGKGAKIIMTTALRDKTNVETAYKNGCDGYLIKPIEKEKLDLLLKDIQQGQGAS
- a CDS encoding PAS domain S-box protein encodes the protein MENNPILNSPIMGYAHHRILLDESGTPVDYEFLEVNGTFEKLTGVKADAIIGETVTDAIPGIEKAEFDWISYYGEVALNGGEKEFEQYSEPLNKWYRVHVYSTEKLFFTTMFIDITASKQKEENLRFKSTIVENVNDSIVVTDTQFKITYINSAAEKLYGYTPEELIGKSPDIFNAEAMSQKIQQELYETVSSGKVYESTSINRRKDGGLFHCEYKVQPITDESGKIISFVGVQRDVTASKKQTEELEAFFSVNLDLLCIADIEGNFIKTNEAWSRILGYSTEELNNRKFLEFVHPDDMDATLGAMAKLGKGDDVLEFTNRYKCKDGSYRFIEWRSHPKGNVIYAAARDVTEKVLSERQLLSDKQQIDMFFNQSLHGFFMCMLDEPIEWNEKTDKKKMIEYVLDRQKMTRVNQAMLDQYGAREKEFVGITVRELFKHDLEHAREIWTGLFDKGKWHVETYEQKMDGTPIIIKGDYICLYDEKGRITGHFGVQVDVTEEKQHERELAFQNALMKTQMEVSLDGILFVDEKDTIRFFNQRFADIWGIPDSVMSEQSGEEALEHVLPKLTDPDGFAQRIHDLSENKHEKSYDEIYLKDGKILERYSSPTFGTHDEYYGRIWYYRDITERKNAEIQLRESEERYRTLFETMTEGCQIIGKNYEYLFINNTAEKQGRKTKEELVGKKMADVYPGIEITDMFAKIQTCMEDKSSEILENLFAYEDGSQRWFQLRMKPVPQGVFILSLDITEQKEMEKTLQENEQKLRSVIESARSVALVVTDLHAVVEEFSPGAEEIFGYSQEEMIGAPVATLHEPAEAALLSEYVEKLEKTHEGFTIEPKLIRKNGEVFPALFTVEPLLDSHGNLKGTLGVSVDISQLKDTEEKLRQSQEQYQSLVNNVPGITFRCKADKDWTMLFLTTQIDSITGYTAEELLGNAKTSYGELTHPDDQQFVAQSVEAGIHANAPWEIEYRVRHKDGSLRWVYEKGIAIKDEDGHVQYLDGFILDVTDRKQAEEELKISEERYNLAISGTGVGLWDWDMINNTVFFSEQWKKMLGYEDHEIPNKFSGWQNLWHPDDVDRIEKHINDYLDGKSKSYEVEHRLQAKDGSWRWILTRGEIEKDSAGQPIRWTGTNIDITQRKHAEEALEYNLSFQTIVSEIAAQFVKTTEETYDTDIHTLLKKIGTTFHIDRSYLFIFSPNYETMTNTHEWCAHGIPSQMDQIQNQRVDLFPWFMSQIQSGHTVHIPLVSQLPAGAAAEKEEFTRQNIQSLLCVPIVTDNRIWGFIGFDAVTEWRTWDRSEIRNLRLLAQLLGETLLKKEAREKLHSATTRLTLATQAGGVGVWEFDPVKNSLSWDDQMYKLYGISREQFTNAYEAWEAYTHQDDLARVNDEVQAALRGENKFDTEFRIVWPDGSIHHIRGLAEVLFDSHGNPVNVIGTNWDITEEKENREQLALSEKRYKGLIESQTDLIVRVDTDNRLTYVNNAYCKTFGKNQEELLGNSFTPLVHEDDRENTMREMDKLFTPPYRVTLEQRAFTEKGWRWLSWEDTAILDENDTVVEIQGVGRDITERKQAEEDLKKLKMEYESVLNTQKEMICRFTPDTTITFVNKAYCTAFGTNKEELLGTPFLNLVPEEEQEGILQHIKTLKETNEPITYEHMAIMPNGSITWQEWTDYVISSENNRVTELQSVGYDITERKEAEAALLYERDLFTAGPVFTIEWDPVDNWPIRNVSRNVEEVLGYTPQYMQSDEFKYAELIHPDDIERIGEEVSHNISNHIDTYEQSYRLKCRDGEYRWFYDFTKLVRNDTGELTAIRGYMYDQTHQKESEQALESERLRLAGIIEGTHVGTWEWNVQTGETVFNERWAEIVGYTLDEISPVSIETWMNLAHPDDLKGSEKQLEEHFRGERSYYDYESRMKHKNGEWVWVLDRGKVVTWTKDGKPLLMLGTHQDITERKEAEEEMREINNELEIATAQANSMAAEAEMASAAKSEFLANMSHEIRTPLNGVIGFTDLLKSTPLSPLQQQYVDNANVSGHTLLGIINDILDFSKIEAGMLHLEMIQTDMIELLENSIDIVKYQAGEKNLELLLHIDQAMPRFAVTDPIRLKQILANLLGNAVKFTTEGEVELKVQYEDIEDGRGKLSFFVRDTGVGITEEQKEKLFKAFSQADSSTTRKFGGTGLGLIISDLIAKKLGGKILVDSTQGEGTTFYFEFVAETEHGEMDETDSIENIERCLIIDDNANNRLILEGMLKNWDITSEACDNGLTALKLLETSKPFDVIICDYHMPYIDGLETIRMIREKLHLSTEKQPIILLHSSADDEKLYEQYDELGVRFRLIKPVKSTDLYSYLCKLHDPQATPNQPKILDAPLGTAEGSGSATILIAEDVELNMTLIKAHIDRLFPKASVHEAVNGIEAVQLAREITPDIILMDIQMPEMDGNDATREIRALEKELGGHIPIIALTAGALKEEREKSISAGMDDFLTKPIEKEKLRTMLTKYWPDTKDTPAADQKSDTPEAGDEDSVHFSREKFLERTLGKEKLLMQTIEIALRDFPQKIELLNEAIDAEKIDDIRRYAHLLKGAAANLTCTRFSEIAQSMEELASAEDNMAKLQEMNKELQKEWEIVKDLLEN